One window from the genome of Palaemon carinicauda isolate YSFRI2023 chromosome 24, ASM3689809v2, whole genome shotgun sequence encodes:
- the LOC137618505 gene encoding coagulation factor V-like has protein sequence MQSKQLDFDSHLLCHYTSYLTDNYDSRIKLKLEIKLNQMELEIKLNQMELEIKLNQVELEIELNLMELEIKLNQMELEIELYQMELEFKLNQMELEIKLNQMELEIKLNQMELEIELNQTELEIKLNQMELEIDLNQMELEIKLNQMELEIELNQMELEIKLNQMELEFKLNQMELEIKLNQMELEIKLNQMELEIKLNQMELEIKLNQMELEFKLNQMKLEIKLNQMELEIKLNQM, from the exons ATGCAATCCAAACAACTTGATTTCGATTC GCATCTCCTGTGTCATTATACTTCTTATTTGACTGACAATTATGATTCTCgtataaaactgaaactggaaattAAGCTTAATCAGATGGAACTGGAAATTAAGCTTAATCAGATGGAACTGGAAATTAAGCTTAATCAGGTGGAACTGGAAATTGAGCTTAATCTGATGGAACTGGAAATTAAGCTTAATCAGATGGAACTGGAAATTGAGCTTTATCAGATGGAACTGGAATTTAAGCTTAATCAGATGGAACTGGAAATTAAGCTTAATCAGATGGAACTGGAAATTAAGCTTAATCAGATGGAACTGGAAATTGAGCTTAATCAGACGGAACTGGAAATTAAGCTTAATCAGATGGAACTGGAAATTGACCTTAATCAGATGGAACTGGAAATTAAGCTTAATCAGATGGAACTGGAAATTGAGCTTAATCAGATGGAACTGGAAATTAAGCTTAATCAGATGGAACTGGAATTTAAGCTTAATCAGATGGAACTGGAAATTAAGCTTAATCAGATGGAACTGGAAATTAAGCTTAATCAGATGGAACTGGAAATTAAGCTTAATCAGATGGAACTGGAAATTAAGCTTAATCAGATGGAACTGGAATTTAAGCTTAATCAGATGAAACTGGAAATTA